AAATAAATGACTATGAATGACTTCTGTATTTCTAAAATGAAGTACGCTTCTCTTTGGAAACATTGTCATAAGCAACTTTCTGCAGATTTAATTGATTTCATTAAAAAGTTAATTTGTGAACcctagttaaaaaaattaaaagtggaTACGACACGACAAGTCAGAATTAAAATGCTGCAAGTCCTATGAGACTACGTTGCAGGCCCCTAGGATAGCCAATAGCAGCTCTGCCTATTGCCCTAGGCTATATGGGAAGCTAAGAAAGCAAGGGGAATAAATCCGGGAGGGGGGAAAACTGGCCCAGAGAATAAGTTACACACAAAacatgagatgggggggggggacaacaacaaGGGGGCCTGCTCTTAGCAGCTACAAGTTGCCATGAGTAAATTTGCTTACAGAGGGTCCGACTTAAAAGCAGCTAGATGGATGAGAGCCTGTTCCTTAAGAAAGGAACCAGAAGCTCCGGAAGAGTTGGCTgaattaattttttccccatgctTCCCCAGGCACGTGGCTGTTCACTATCAACGACTCCCCATAGGCACTCTGGAGCAGATGTCACCCTTTTCACATCAGTGAGCAACAGGACAACAGGTGCAGCAATTCCTAGAAGCTTACTCCTCCATCAGATGAGGGGTTTTAATATCCAAGTCACCTTCCAAACAGTTGACATCTTCTGGGTTTCTTCCTGCTTAAGTTCATCTTGTTGACCAACTGGCAGAACAAGAGCTCCGCTGCCATGTGTGACAACAGGGAAGCCAGCCTCAAGTGCCAAAGTTAAAGTGCCCCTTTTCTATCCAGCTCCTCCCATTGTCATGGAGAAAGAATCTCTGCAGGAAGAGATGGTCACTATTTCCCAGAATTCAGCTTGCAACTTCTTGCCAAAAGAAGGGGATTATGTCCAAGCCCCATGTGTTCTCTCAGCACACAGAAGGAAAAGCCCGgctgaaaagaagaaaacaaccaTCAGAACATAACATCCCATGAGAAAGGTTGCTAGCAAACGCAGGGTTCAGGCACCAAGAAGAACTCCATCTGGCTCACAAGGTCTCTTATTCTGAGGCCCAGAAGTCACACTGCCAGTTATTCCCTCCGTGGGAGGGGTGGATAGTAGAAATCTTGTAAATGGGACTGACATAACTACAAGACAAAATGCAGGCAGAGGTGTGAAACCTGCCTTTAGCACAATTACCATCTGACAAAGGTGTTCCTCAAGCTGTCCCCAAGTATTCATACATACCACTTCCATGTACAAAAGTGAACTGGGTATGCATATAGGCGGCTAAACTGAAGTGTTTACTTCCCATTCCATGTACCAAGACTCTTCCTACATTCCTAGTCCAAAGGTGCTCATTTTACTTTTTACCATGACTCCTTTGCTCCCACTCCTTGAGCCACTTTGAATGTACGAAGAGGTAGTATGATACTGAAGTACTTCTAAGCAGATTACCATAAAACCCTGTATTGGCAGGGGCTGTGTAGACCTAAGTGCATACTGTACTGAATCTGCATGAACCTAAACTTCTTTCCAAAGCCAAAGGAGTAGAAAGAGAATGTTTAACCAGAATAATGGATTAGTGTTTACCTTGTATAAGATGCATCTGGAACCTAACAAGGATAAAGTAGCTGGTGAAGGGATTTTCAGGGGAAATGGGCTAGCAGGAGAAAGTAAAcattcccttcctgtcctcaccTTCAAAGCACCCCCACGCCCAGAGGAGTTCTGCCAAAGAGTGCTTTGTCAATACAGCTGCCATCATTAACTTGTAACCACAACCCCCGCCATAACTCCTTGCCCAAGGCTGCCTAGTGAGTTGATGGCTAAAGCAAAATATTAACTGCTTAGCATAAGCCTTCTTGCTCTGCTTGTATCAGCCCATCTGCCATATGTGGGGGTGGGTGACTGATACAGAGGGAAtggttgctgttaggtgcgaaggtgtgtccgacccatcgcgaccccatggacaatgatcctcccggcCTTCCTGTCTTTTACCATTGCCTGGAGTCcaattaaatttgcaccaactgcttcagtgactccatccagccacctcattctctgtcgtccccttcttcttttgccctcaattgcacccagcattaggcttttctccagggattcctttcttctcatgatgtggccgaagtatttgagtttcatcttcaggatctggccttctaaggagcagtcagggctgatctcctctaggaatgaccggtttgttcaccttgcagtccaaggaactctcaagactcttctccagcagcagagttcaaaagcctcaattctttgacactcagccttccttacggtccagctttcacagccatacttgcaactgggaagactgggatagccttgactagacgcacttttgttggcagggtgatgtctctgctttttaggatgctgtctagatttgccatagctttcctccctaggagaaagcgtcttttaatttctttgttgcagtccccatctgcagtgatcttagagcccaggaaaataaaatctgtcactacctccatttcttccccatctatttgccaggaattgagagggctggatgccatgatctttgttttcttgatgttgagtttcaagccaacttttgcactctcctccttcacccgcatcaaaaagctctttagttcttctttgctttctgccattagagtggtatcatctgcatatctgaggttgttgatatttctccctgcaatcttgatcccaatttgtgactcatctaaccctgcctttctcatgatgtgctccgcatacaagttaaagagacaaggcgacagtatacagcctttctcaattttgaaccaatcagtgattccatgcccggttctcactgttgcttcttgacctgcatataggtttctgaagggacagataagatgctatggtattcccatctctttaagaacttgccacaatttgctgtgttccacacaatcaaaagctttagcatactcaaggaagcagaagtaaatgtttttctggaactccctagctttctccatgatccagcatatgttggcaatttgatctccagttcttctgcctcttcgaaatcctgcctgtacttctggaagttctcggtccacatattgctggagcctaacttgtaggattttgagcataactttgctagcatgagaaatgagtgcaatggtgcggtagtttgaacattctttggcattgcccttctttgggattggaatataaactgaccttttccaaccctgtggccattgttgagtttttcaaatttgctggcatattgagtgtagcacttttactgcatcatcttttaagattttgaatagttcaactggaatgttgtcacctccactagctttatggttgctcagacttcctaaggcccatttgacttcacattccaggatgtctggctccaggtcagtgactaccccatagtggttatcagggatgttaagctcgcttttgtatagttcttctgtataattttgccacctttttaaaaatctcttctgcgaGGTCTCTACCATTTCGGTCCTttatcatgcccatctttgcatgaaacgttctcttcatatctccaattttcttgatctctggtcctccctattctattattttcttctatttgtttgcactgttaatttaagaaggcattcttatctcttcttagctattctctggaattctgcattcagttgggtgtatcattctctttttcccttgcctttcacttctctcctcagctatttgcttcctcagacagccattttgctttcttgcatttctttttctttgggatggttttagttgctacctcttgtacaatgttgccaacctccattatgaaaacccaatggactgTACCAAAAGGGAAAGGTTAGAAGAAATCAAATAGCCAGGCTCCATTCTCTGAGGCCACAGGAATGAAAGCCAAGCTACAGGTATGTTCTGCAAGCCCTTCTCACACCCAGGTTTCCCTATGGAACTCAGCCATTTGGGGGACAGCCTaaggggtggaaagggctgtTAGACTTGCCTTGCCAGGCATTCACTTAAAATGCCTCCTCCTCAACTCCTTTCAAATTAATTTAGTTGGACTTCCTGTGAAGCAGGTTGAGcttcacctggagttctgtgcttTGGTCAAAGTTCTGCTCACACTGACTGGGGTCATGCTCAGGTACAACCTTCACAGAAAGGCTTGTCATGCAAGAATGGGAGTTCAGCAGTCTTTTCCCCAGACTAGGAATGCCCTGTAACTGCTGCCCTGCAGGAGAAAGCCACATTCTACTACACCTGTTTGATCTGACTGTAAAAACCTCCCCACATAAAAACAAGGTAGCAAGTTGCATGTGCCCAAAGGCACTAAGCTGGCTATTAGGGTCAATAACTTTGGTTACTGGAATTCCTTAGCAGGTCTTCCCAGGCGAGGCTCTGCAGGAGCATATCAAGAGTCCATCAAACCCAATAGCTTGTTCCCAACAGTGGCCAGCCAAGTAGCCCACAAGCACAGAATAAAGGCAACAGCTTTCCCTGCCTCCAACAGGCAAGCATTATGTTTCATTACCACACAGACTGTGTGAAGACCTCAAAGCCTATTCCTGTAATCAGAAGTTTTTATCACAAGTTGAAACCGCACATTCTCTGATCTTACCTCATAGTTCCTCATGCGTCTGCAACTCCaaatcctcctcccctcctctcaatggactgcaaaaagaaagaaatactgaGAAGGAAGAACAGAACACATCACTGGAAAACACTACTCCAAAGGACAGAGAGAGAACTGGGGAAGCAAGGCTGAGCATATGTCAGCTCCAGCAGTCTTTACCCAGCGTAcacaaaaacttaaaaaaaaaataggccaGGTGTTCAAACATGGAAACTTGCAGTACCAGAGAGAGGGTGTCACAAGCCACTCTAGCCTAACCAAGTTGCTGCCAGACTGAGAAGCCCTAATTTTACATTCACATTGCCTCTCCTTGTAGAGCCTTAcctttcttcttgttcttctatgTCATTTCCCATACTCTGCTGTCGCCTCCTTGCTAGCACCTGTGTGGAAAAGAAAGGCTGAGCACTAGAAGACAGATGTCAACACAGGACAAGTCAGGAGACCTCACTGCCCATCACGATTGAGTGGATAAGAGTAGGAGGGGGATTGGAAACAATTGTGTTTCTGCCTGGGACAACCACGGGTGTGATTGGACTTCTTATGCATGGCTCTAGCAAGTGCACTTCTTGTGGGGACCTTGTTAGTATTCAAATCCTAACCAGATGTACTAATGAAGAGTGTTTTGGCACTAAACAAAGTAGCCTGCTGCACAtctgggagtgggggtggaaggCAGAAAGCATCTCTGCAAGTAAAGGCATGCCACCTGTCTCTTGAGCCATtttaattaaggtgaccagattgtcccacttttggagggacatctggggcacctgccaaattgtacttatgttgaaattaaaaatatatatattacaatactatttttgcgttctatgcattctatgaaacttacCCGGGATTTATGCAAGTAGAACAGGAGGCCTCCTACTGCCAGCAGGATCCCCAGGACGCTGGGCACCAGTACATAACTCAGAGTCATGCTTTGGCTATCTCTGAGATCAGGCTTCTTGCTGGACTTGTCTGCATTCAGAGGAACGAAGTGGAGATCAAAGTTGGGCCCCGACAGGCTATCCTCAGGCTCCCTGTCCTTGGCCAGgccctcttctcctcttcctgctcgTCTCTCTCGGAGCTGGGTACTCTGCTGCATTCTTGGGGCTTGGCCTCTGCTGCTCTGCTCACCCCAGGAGTGGCTGTCTGGGGATATCTGTCTTGCAGATGCTCTAAAAGACTGCTGACTGGTGGAGAAAGGTTCTTCAGCTCCAAGGATGGGAGACAGTGCTGGGTCACTGGGTGGGAAAATTGCCCAATTGCCACTGGGGGGCCCCACTGAGCTATCCCATGGCTCTAGAGTGGCAAAGGATGTCAGGCTTAGGCTAGACGTGCTGCTGCTATCAGTCCTGCCTGAACCAGATGGAAGTCCAGGAATGGCCTTGGCCACATCTCTTGTCTGCCGAAGCCACTGATTATGGGGGGAGGCTTTGTCTAAGCCAGAAAGGGATATTTGGCTGCTGGCAGCTTCAGAACCAGGGAGGGGAGATTCAGTCCCCATGGATTCAGCTTGCtgccagctggctggcagggagggggagttaCTGGGCCTTGGGAGTGAGGATAAAGTCAGATCCTGGAAGGATTCAGTATCCACGGCCCCAGGGTCAGGTCCCTGTGATAGAGATGTCAACACCAATGCTTCTGGTGCAGAGGACATGGCAGCAGCCCCAGCATCTAGGTCTGGGCCCTGGTAGGTGCTCCGAGGCACCCTGGGCCTGCTGCTACTCTCTGGCTGGCCTTGGGTCTGAATGGTGCCAGGCAGCATGAATACTTGGAGAGTGCTGGCAGCTGTCTCCTTGCTGTCCAGCTGGTCTGCAATGGAAGGAAGAGGCTCGAAAGTCTGAAGGAAAGGAGTCATGGGTCCCCGAGTGATGGGGCTTGTGGCTGGACAGTCGCAGTCTCGGTCAGTCACCACACCTGAAAGATCCAGATACAGAAAGAGAGGCCATAGAGTAAGCAGCCTCGAGGTTGCAaggggcagaggagaggcttCCGGCTTGGCTCCATCCCTGCCCTCAAATCACCAAAGAAGACAGTCTAGGGAGACCATGGCCACAACCAACAAGGCAAGCCACAAGTATGAGCTGGCAGAGAGAGGAGATGATCCAGGAAGGACTTCAAGACAGCAGCAAGAATAAGGGCGGTGGCAACAACAGCAGAGAAAGCTCATGCAGCTTCAGTAAGCGTTGGATCCAGCTGGTTAATGAGGCAAAGCAAACGCAGGTCCCAGAATGTGGAAGCTGGGACTACAAGGCTGCAAGTAGAAGGATAAGCCATGCATCACTGTGACAAATAGCTGATCTGAAAAGCAGTGGGCTAGTCCTCCTTTGCTCTTTGTCCCAGAACCCATGCAACCAACACAGACAGCACATGGGAACAAGATGGCTGCATTCTCCATATCAATACTACACAGCACCACCCAGAGAAGAGAAGGCTTCACCAGGCCTACTGGCTGTCCAGGAGAAACAAGCAACTCATGGGCTGATTTGGCTAAACTAAAGAGATGGACAGCTCCAAACTGGCCTCAGATGTCAGCAGCTCTTTAAATCATACAAGCAGCTTTCAAAAACCTAAGAGGCAGACCAGCCAGAAAGACTCTTGTTTGCACTACCCCTGCTTACGCAGGCTCTTAACAGAGATGCAGGCAATCAAGAGTGTTGCAGCCCTTGGTCAGGATGAGCTTAACAGAGAGAGCTCGTGTTAATAACCCCAGGGTGATAATGGCAGACCAGGCTATTTCTGAATCCATCCAACTACAGACAACAGGCAGGTTCTTTGTCACGTGGGAGTTAACTGGTTTTTGCATGAGCAGATCCTTTCAATATTAAGAGGGATCTCATACCCAGTGGAGTAACTGTGCTTGTTCGTCTAAGGTGACATCTTCTGTATTTAGTGCATCTTCTGTGTTTAGTGAAACAAAGGGGTGTTTGGGGGCGGAGGGGTTGTAACATAAGCATTTGTGGATTAAACCCACTTCATTGAATACATGAAATGAAGCCTCAGGAAAGTTGTGCTTCAAAAGCCTTTATCCACAATCCATAACTGATCCATCCTGGCTTTCCTTCCCAAAAGAATTTGGAACTAGTAGATTACACAATAATACACTACAGCAATCTAACAATTCCCAATCTTACTTTTAAAAAGGCTCCAAtgtggagctggggagggggaaaagggagaTGTTAAATGGCATCCACTGTGGGGAAGGCTCCAAGGCAAGGAATGTGTGGGGGAAACTACTCTGCAGATGCTCAGCTGCCCTGTATTTCCAGCACTAAGAGCtggaagcagagccagaaacacTAAAGTTCTAAAACTGGACATGTTCTAAATCATAGCAACACCTATTGGGGCAGGAAATAGATACCTCCTTAAAGCGGTTAGCAGTCATGTGTGTGTTCATAAACAACACACAAGTTTTAGTAGACACAAAAGCATTCTACAgagatatacacacacaaaactgcaAGCGACAATCCCAACTCATCATAAACACATCCAACCTCCCATTCACCCACAGAACCCACCATTTAGGTTATAAACATAAAACATAAACTGCTGTTTGTAGCTACAGCCCCCAGGTGAGACTCTAGCCATTTACCTGAAGAGACAACAGCTTCACTCTGTGAATCTGAACATTTATGGAAGCGAATGCTGCAATCTCGACTGAAATCTTGCTCTTTCTGTAGAAGATCTAAGACCAGGCGGAAGTACCTGCGCACCAGCTCTAGCATCTCTGCTGCTGACAAAGAGAACTTCTTGATGCAGCGTGCTGAGCTCTAAACCAAAATTAAGCACAAGTGAGACACTGAGCCTCTTCTATCTAACACCTTACCATTCAACCACCTCTGAAGGCAGTTTGCCAGCAAGGGCAGTGAGTCTGCATAAACAGGTTGCTCTATCTGACCTtcccagggaaggagggggaactgCATATCTAGTAGCCAGCAGAGCAAGAAAGTGCTCCACTTCTGAAAGAGCTTTACTCCGTAACACTCAAAATACGTTCAGGTGGGTGGCTGTCAGctggaaacagaagaacaaagtttgagttcaatggcatcactaagaccaactaagttttattctgaacataagcttttgtgtgcgcatacacatttcttcagattaAAAGaactatgcatgcacacaaatactgtatattttttATCATGATCTGTGATGCTGTGCCAAAAAAGGTCATTGTATCAATGAAGATCCCCCCCATTGCCATTATCCACTGACATCAATCCAACATAACTTGACCTAGTTCAGGGTAAATagattgttttaaaacatttttaaaggaataggaaatatgaCAGGGATAATACATTTCTGCACACacgtgtgtgttttgttttacaaACGTTCAACGTTATTCATAAAACTCCACCCATTCacaaaaatcaatattttttAGTTACTGGCGCTTTGCAAGCAAACTGTTTTCTATCTCTGTATTTGTGTATATGCTTACATTATTGATCTGTGAGAAAATGGCTCCCTCCCAAGCCTGATGCcaaaagcattatttatttatttatttggttgtttatttatttatagttatttgatttatagacagCCCCTCTCTGCAAGAGAGCTGGAAGTAGCCTTACAATAATAGTAAAAC
The nucleotide sequence above comes from Paroedura picta isolate Pp20150507F chromosome 4, Ppicta_v3.0, whole genome shotgun sequence. Encoded proteins:
- the CSF1 gene encoding macrophage colony-stimulating factor 1 isoform X2 produces the protein MISHIALVLFLLVACNSCAAKLSPYCKRLVTEHHLQNLSDLIDTQMKSSCKITFNYVEESDLDPVCFLKAAYRPLGHLLRNEMKFKEDTVNSRIQDMLTESHANLDEDCFKTKADESQSSARCIKKFSLSAAEMLELVRRYFRLVLDLLQKEQDFSRDCSIRFHKCSDSQSEAVVSSGVVTDRDCDCPATSPITRGPMTPFLQTFEPLPSIADQLDSKETAASTLQVFMLPGTIQTQGQPESSSRPRVPRSTYQGPDLDAGAAAMSSAPEALVLTSLSQGPDPGAVDTESFQDLTLSSLPRPSNSPSLPASWQQAESMGTESPLPGSEAASSQISLSGLDKASPHNQWLRQTRDVAKAIPGLPSGSGRTDSSSTSSLSLTSFATLEPWDSSVGPPSGNWAIFPPSDPALSPILGAEEPFSTSQQSFRASARQISPDSHSWGEQSSRGQAPRMQQSTQLRERRAGRGEEGLAKDREPEDSLSGPNFDLHFVPLNADKSSKKPDLRDSQSMTLSYVLVPSVLGILLAVGGLLFYLHKSRVLARRRQQSMGNDIEEQEESPLRGGEEDLELQTHEEL
- the CSF1 gene encoding macrophage colony-stimulating factor 1 isoform X1; this encodes MISHIALVLFLLVACNSCAAKLSPYCKRLVTEHHLQNLSDLIDTQMKSSCKITFNYVEESDLKDPVCFLKAAYRPLGHLLRNEMKFKEDTVNSRIQDMLTESHANLDEDCFKTKADESQSSARCIKKFSLSAAEMLELVRRYFRLVLDLLQKEQDFSRDCSIRFHKCSDSQSEAVVSSGVVTDRDCDCPATSPITRGPMTPFLQTFEPLPSIADQLDSKETAASTLQVFMLPGTIQTQGQPESSSRPRVPRSTYQGPDLDAGAAAMSSAPEALVLTSLSQGPDPGAVDTESFQDLTLSSLPRPSNSPSLPASWQQAESMGTESPLPGSEAASSQISLSGLDKASPHNQWLRQTRDVAKAIPGLPSGSGRTDSSSTSSLSLTSFATLEPWDSSVGPPSGNWAIFPPSDPALSPILGAEEPFSTSQQSFRASARQISPDSHSWGEQSSRGQAPRMQQSTQLRERRAGRGEEGLAKDREPEDSLSGPNFDLHFVPLNADKSSKKPDLRDSQSMTLSYVLVPSVLGILLAVGGLLFYLHKSRVLARRRQQSMGNDIEEQEESPLRGGEEDLELQTHEEL